In Streptomyces sp. 840.1, one DNA window encodes the following:
- a CDS encoding class E sortase, protein MAARTEDQEQTGESAPPVRRGRRHPVATAVSVFGELLITAGLVLGLFVVYSLWWTNVLADREAAKQGHTVRDRWADGPGALDTKDGIGFLHVPSMKNGEVLVKKGTDTENLNDGIAGYYTDPVKSALPSAEEGNFALAAHRDGHGAKFHNIDKVRTGDAVVFETKDTWYIYKVFKELPETSKYNVDVLQEVPKGSGRKKPGRYITLTTCTPVFTSKYRYIVWGELVRTEKVDRDRTKPAELR, encoded by the coding sequence GTGGCAGCGAGGACCGAGGACCAAGAGCAGACCGGCGAGTCCGCGCCCCCGGTGCGGCGCGGGCGCCGCCATCCCGTCGCGACCGCGGTCAGTGTCTTCGGCGAACTCCTGATCACCGCAGGCCTGGTGCTCGGACTCTTCGTCGTCTACTCCCTCTGGTGGACCAACGTGCTCGCCGACCGGGAGGCCGCCAAGCAGGGCCACACCGTCCGCGACCGCTGGGCCGACGGCCCCGGGGCGCTGGACACCAAGGACGGCATCGGCTTCCTGCACGTCCCGTCGATGAAGAACGGCGAGGTGCTCGTCAAGAAGGGCACCGACACCGAGAACCTCAACGACGGCATCGCCGGCTACTACACCGACCCGGTGAAGTCGGCGCTCCCCTCGGCCGAGGAGGGCAACTTCGCGCTGGCCGCCCACCGGGACGGCCACGGGGCGAAGTTCCACAACATCGACAAGGTGCGGACCGGTGACGCGGTCGTCTTCGAGACCAAGGACACCTGGTACATCTACAAGGTCTTCAAGGAGCTTCCCGAGACGTCGAAGTACAACGTCGACGTGCTCCAAGAGGTCCCGAAGGGCTCGGGCAGGAAGAAGCCCGGCCGCTACATCACGCTGACGACGTGCACGCCCGTCTTCACGTCGAAGTACCGCTACATCGTGTGGGGCGAGCTGGTCCGTACGGAGAAGGTCGACCGCGACCGCACGAAGCCGGCAGAGCTGCGCTGA
- a CDS encoding peptidylprolyl isomerase: protein MAEQLYATLKTNQGDIEVRLLPNHAPKTVKNFVELATGEREWTHPATGNKSKDRLYDGTVFHRVISGFMIQGGDPLGNGTGGPGYEFGDEFHPDLAFTKPYLLAMANAGPGTNGSQFFVTVSPTAWLTGKHTIFGEVVDPASQKVVDTIAAASTNTRTDRPLQDVVIESVVVEKR, encoded by the coding sequence GTGGCCGAGCAGCTTTACGCCACCTTGAAGACCAATCAGGGCGACATCGAGGTCCGGCTCCTGCCGAACCACGCTCCCAAGACGGTCAAGAACTTCGTCGAGCTCGCCACCGGTGAGCGCGAGTGGACCCACCCCGCGACCGGGAACAAGTCCAAGGACCGGCTGTACGACGGCACCGTCTTCCACCGCGTCATCAGCGGCTTCATGATCCAGGGCGGCGACCCGCTGGGCAACGGCACGGGCGGCCCGGGGTACGAGTTCGGTGACGAGTTCCACCCCGATCTGGCCTTCACCAAGCCGTACCTGCTGGCCATGGCCAACGCCGGCCCGGGGACCAACGGCTCGCAGTTCTTCGTGACGGTTTCCCCGACCGCCTGGCTGACCGGCAAGCACACCATCTTCGGTGAGGTGGTGGACCCGGCGAGCCAGAAGGTCGTCGACACCATCGCGGCCGCCTCGACCAACACGCGCACCGACCGTCCGCTGCAGGACGTGGTCATCGAGTCGGTCGTCGTGGAGAAGCGCTGA
- the crgA gene encoding cell division protein CrgA, whose product MPKSRIRKKADFTPPPTKQATAIKLTNRSWVAPVMLALFLVGLAWIVVFYVTDGDLPIEALGNWNIVVGFGFIAGGFGVSTQWK is encoded by the coding sequence GTGCCGAAGTCACGTATCCGCAAGAAGGCCGATTTCACGCCCCCTCCGACGAAGCAGGCAACGGCCATAAAGCTGACCAACCGCAGTTGGGTGGCGCCGGTCATGCTGGCGCTGTTCCTGGTCGGTCTGGCCTGGATCGTCGTGTTCTACGTGACCGACGGCGATCTGCCGATCGAGGCACTGGGGAACTGGAACATCGTCGTCGGCTTCGGTTTCATCGCCGGCGGCTTCGGCGTCTCCACCCAGTGGAAGTAG
- a CDS encoding DUF881 domain-containing protein yields the protein MSNSADSPPGPVRRSLRNPVRVLTAAVFALAGLIFVTSANTAKGTDIRTDSSLLKLSDLIQQRSEKNAGLEESAASVRGDIDALAQRDDGSTKAEDARLKALERAAGTTKLSGRAVSVTLDDAPPNATANPGYPDPQPNDLVIHQQDLQAVVNALWQGGAGGIEVMDQRLISTSAVRCVGNTLILQGRVYSPPYKITAVGDPGKLRRALDASPAIQNYLLYVKAYGLGWKVDERQAVTLPGYSGTVDLHYAEPVK from the coding sequence TTGAGCAATTCTGCCGACTCTCCCCCAGGGCCGGTCCGGCGCTCCCTCCGGAACCCGGTCAGAGTGCTCACCGCTGCCGTTTTCGCCCTTGCCGGTCTGATCTTCGTCACCAGCGCGAACACGGCCAAGGGCACCGACATCCGTACCGACTCCTCGCTGCTGAAGCTTTCCGACCTCATCCAGCAGCGCAGCGAGAAGAACGCCGGGCTGGAGGAATCCGCCGCCTCCGTGCGCGGGGACATCGACGCCCTCGCCCAGCGCGACGACGGGAGCACCAAGGCGGAGGACGCCCGGCTCAAGGCGCTGGAGCGGGCGGCCGGCACCACGAAGCTCTCCGGCCGGGCCGTGTCCGTCACCCTCGACGACGCCCCGCCGAACGCCACCGCGAACCCCGGCTACCCCGATCCGCAACCCAACGACCTGGTCATCCACCAGCAGGACCTCCAGGCGGTCGTCAACGCCCTGTGGCAGGGCGGGGCCGGTGGCATCGAGGTCATGGACCAGCGGCTGATCTCCACCAGCGCCGTGCGCTGCGTCGGCAACACCCTGATCCTCCAGGGCCGGGTCTACTCGCCCCCGTACAAGATCACCGCCGTCGGTGACCCCGGAAAGCTCCGGCGGGCGCTGGACGCCTCCCCGGCGATCCAGAACTACCTGCTGTACGTGAAGGCGTACGGGCTCGGCTGGAAAGTCGATGAGCGCCAGGCGGTGACTCTTCCCGGCTACTCGGGCACAGTGGATCTCCACTATGCGGAGCCGGTGAAGTAG
- a CDS encoding aminodeoxychorismate/anthranilate synthase component II: MSARILVVDNYDSFVFNLVQYLYQLGAECEVLRNDEVTTAHAQDGFDGVLLSPGPGTPEHAGVCVDMVRHCARTGVPVFGVCLGMQSMAVAYGGVVDRAPELLHGKTSAVTHEGKGVFAGLPSPFTATRYHSLAAEPDTVPEELEVTARTADGIIMGLRHRELAVEGVQFHPESVLTEHGHLMLANWLAQCGDAGAVERSAGLAPVVGKAVA, translated from the coding sequence ATGAGCGCCCGCATCCTGGTCGTCGACAACTACGACAGCTTCGTCTTCAACCTCGTCCAGTACCTCTACCAGCTCGGCGCCGAGTGCGAGGTGCTGCGCAACGACGAGGTGACCACGGCCCACGCCCAGGACGGCTTCGACGGCGTCCTGCTCTCGCCCGGCCCCGGCACCCCCGAGCACGCGGGCGTCTGCGTCGACATGGTGCGGCACTGCGCGCGGACCGGCGTCCCGGTCTTCGGGGTCTGCCTCGGAATGCAGTCGATGGCGGTGGCGTACGGCGGCGTCGTGGACCGCGCCCCCGAGCTGCTGCACGGCAAGACGTCCGCCGTGACCCACGAGGGCAAGGGTGTCTTCGCCGGGCTGCCCTCCCCCTTCACCGCGACCCGCTACCACTCGCTCGCCGCCGAACCGGACACGGTTCCCGAGGAGCTGGAGGTCACCGCGCGCACGGCCGACGGCATCATCATGGGGCTGCGCCACCGTGAGCTGGCGGTCGAGGGAGTGCAGTTCCATCCGGAGTCGGTGCTCACCGAGCACGGCCATCTGATGCTGGCCAACTGGCTTGCGCAGTGCGGTGACGCCGGAGCCGTCGAGAGGTCGGCGGGGCTCGCGCCGGTGGTGGGCAAGGCCGTCGCGTGA
- a CDS encoding class E sortase, with product MTPPRHGRDAGQDGPPEEGTDGAAGAFEAAVGQLADPLNDPLPGEHASPWFRAEHGPAGTAGPDSTPGGAGTPPTQTPHGSQAAQDPPREWYDPEGYERDWYGRQGPAPAAPAEVPPAGDETVALRTADTRRIAPRAQSQPQPQSQPQPPHRPEPHRPEPGRSPAGEDATEVMAVVPGAGRTAGREASEAAGLLGASGGADAPDDPGAPAASHASEGEPDSSGETVPPTGGRAERRRAAKGRGRRRGDQRPGPSSEPAAPAKPMSRVEARRAARAAKDSPAVVVSRVVGELFISLGVLMLLFVTYQLWWTNVRADQIAGNETHKIQDDWASGKHAPGAFEAGQGFAIIHIPKLDVVTPIAEGTSKEKVLDRGMVGHYGEKPLRTAMPADKQGNFALAGHRNTHGEPFRYINRLKPGDPIVVETQDAYYTYEMTSVLPQTSPSNVSVIGPVPPQSGFTKPGRYITLTTCTPEFTSTYRMIVWGKMVDERPRSKGKPDVLVG from the coding sequence GTGACCCCACCGCGCCACGGACGCGACGCCGGTCAGGACGGCCCGCCCGAAGAGGGGACGGACGGGGCCGCGGGCGCGTTCGAGGCGGCGGTCGGCCAGCTGGCGGACCCGTTGAACGACCCGCTGCCCGGGGAACACGCCTCTCCGTGGTTCCGCGCGGAGCACGGCCCCGCCGGGACGGCCGGCCCGGACAGTACCCCGGGCGGCGCCGGTACGCCTCCGACGCAGACGCCACACGGGTCGCAGGCGGCTCAGGACCCCCCGCGTGAGTGGTACGACCCCGAGGGGTACGAACGGGACTGGTACGGCCGTCAGGGGCCCGCCCCGGCGGCTCCGGCCGAAGTGCCCCCCGCCGGCGACGAGACCGTCGCGCTGCGGACGGCGGACACCCGGCGAATAGCGCCTCGCGCGCAGTCCCAGCCGCAGCCGCAGTCCCAGCCCCAGCCGCCGCACCGCCCGGAGCCGCACCGCCCGGAGCCGGGCCGCAGTCCGGCCGGCGAGGACGCCACGGAGGTCATGGCGGTAGTACCGGGCGCGGGGCGGACGGCAGGCCGGGAGGCGTCGGAGGCCGCGGGTCTCCTGGGTGCGTCGGGCGGCGCGGATGCCCCGGACGATCCGGGTGCCCCGGCTGCCTCGCATGCCTCCGAAGGGGAGCCGGACAGCTCCGGTGAGACCGTGCCGCCCACCGGAGGCCGGGCCGAGCGGCGGCGCGCTGCCAAGGGGCGCGGCCGCAGGCGCGGCGACCAGCGGCCGGGACCGTCGTCGGAGCCCGCCGCCCCGGCGAAGCCGATGTCACGCGTCGAGGCACGAAGGGCCGCGAGAGCGGCCAAGGACAGCCCGGCCGTCGTGGTCAGCCGGGTGGTCGGCGAGCTGTTCATCTCGCTCGGCGTGCTCATGCTGCTGTTCGTCACCTACCAGCTGTGGTGGACCAACGTGCGCGCCGACCAGATCGCCGGCAACGAGACGCACAAGATCCAGGACGACTGGGCCAGCGGGAAGCACGCCCCCGGAGCGTTCGAGGCAGGTCAGGGCTTCGCCATCATCCACATCCCGAAACTGGACGTGGTCACGCCGATCGCCGAGGGCACCAGCAAGGAGAAGGTCCTGGACCGGGGCATGGTCGGCCACTACGGCGAGAAGCCGCTGCGCACGGCGATGCCGGCAGACAAGCAGGGCAACTTCGCGCTGGCCGGCCACCGCAACACCCACGGTGAGCCGTTCCGCTACATCAACCGGCTGAAGCCCGGTGACCCGATCGTGGTCGAGACCCAGGACGCCTACTACACGTACGAGATGACGAGCGTGCTGCCCCAGACCTCGCCGTCCAACGTGTCGGTGATCGGCCCGGTGCCGCCGCAGTCCGGGTTCACCAAGCCCGGCCGATACATCACACTGACGACCTGTACGCCCGAATTCACGAGTACGTACCGAATGATCGTCTGGGGCAAGATGGTCGACGAACGGCCGCGCAGCAAGGGGAAGCCCGACGTGCTCGTGGGCTGA
- a CDS encoding rhomboid family intramembrane serine protease: MDQQPPGEQNASAPVDGPVTCYRHPGRETAVRCTRCDRPICPDCMVSASVGFQCPDCVRQGSGTGHSPAAARPRTIAGGSIAADPRLITKILLGINLAVFVAVLANSALVDDLVLLGRANFYYGGPPEGVAEGQWYRLVTSMFLHQEVWHIAFNMLGLWWLGGPLEAALGRARFIALYMLSGLAGSALTYWLAAPNQPSLGASGAIFGLLGATAVLMRRLNYNMRPVFALLAINLIITFNPWGGIAWQAHVGGLIAGTLIAIGMVHAPRERRNLVQYGTCAAALVVVVLIVLLRTASLT; the protein is encoded by the coding sequence ATGGACCAGCAGCCGCCGGGCGAGCAGAACGCGTCCGCTCCCGTGGACGGTCCGGTCACCTGCTACCGCCACCCGGGCCGCGAGACGGCCGTCCGCTGCACCCGCTGCGACCGCCCGATCTGCCCGGACTGCATGGTGAGCGCCTCGGTCGGCTTCCAGTGCCCGGACTGCGTGCGGCAGGGATCCGGTACGGGGCACAGCCCGGCCGCAGCCAGGCCGCGCACGATCGCCGGCGGCTCGATCGCGGCGGACCCCCGGCTGATCACCAAGATCCTGCTGGGGATCAACCTCGCGGTGTTCGTCGCGGTGCTGGCCAACAGCGCGCTGGTCGACGATCTGGTGCTGCTCGGCCGGGCCAACTTCTACTACGGCGGTCCGCCCGAGGGGGTCGCGGAAGGCCAGTGGTACCGGCTGGTCACGTCGATGTTCCTGCACCAGGAGGTGTGGCACATCGCCTTCAACATGCTGGGGCTGTGGTGGCTCGGCGGCCCGCTCGAGGCGGCGCTCGGCCGCGCCCGGTTCATCGCGCTCTACATGCTGTCGGGGCTGGCGGGCAGTGCCCTGACCTACTGGCTCGCCGCGCCGAACCAGCCCTCGCTGGGTGCCTCGGGGGCCATCTTCGGTCTGCTGGGAGCCACCGCGGTGCTCATGCGCCGGCTCAACTACAACATGCGCCCGGTCTTCGCGCTCCTCGCGATCAACCTGATCATCACCTTCAACCCCTGGGGCGGGATCGCCTGGCAGGCACATGTCGGCGGGCTGATCGCGGGCACGCTGATCGCGATCGGCATGGTGCACGCCCCGCGCGAGCGACGGAACCTGGTGCAGTACGGCACCTGCGCCGCGGCCCTCGTCGTGGTGGTCCTGATCGTGCTCCTCAGGACAGCCTCGCTGACGTAG
- a CDS encoding transcriptional regulator: MDAAQQEATARARELQRSWYGEPLGALFRRLIDDLGLNQARLAAVLGLSAPMLSQLMSGQRAKIGNPAVVQRVQALQELASQVADGSVSAGEATDRMEEIKKSQGGSVLTGTGQTSSTSGAPTVRRVVREIQSLLRSVAAAGDIIDAADSLAPTHPELAEFLKVYGAGRTADAVAHYEGHQS, from the coding sequence ATGGACGCGGCACAGCAAGAGGCAACAGCCAGAGCCAGGGAACTTCAGCGCAGTTGGTACGGGGAGCCGCTGGGGGCGCTCTTCCGTCGGCTGATCGACGACCTGGGCCTGAACCAGGCCCGGCTGGCGGCGGTGCTCGGGCTGTCCGCACCCATGCTCTCCCAGCTCATGAGCGGTCAGCGGGCGAAGATCGGCAACCCGGCAGTGGTGCAGCGCGTCCAGGCGCTCCAGGAGCTGGCCAGTCAGGTCGCGGACGGCAGTGTCAGTGCGGGGGAGGCCACCGACCGGATGGAAGAGATCAAGAAGTCCCAGGGCGGCTCCGTGCTCACCGGCACCGGCCAGACGTCGTCGACGAGCGGGGCGCCCACGGTGCGCCGAGTGGTCCGCGAGATCCAGTCGCTGCTGCGGTCCGTCGCCGCGGCCGGTGACATCATCGATGCTGCCGACTCCCTCGCCCCGACGCACCCGGAACTGGCAGAGTTCCTCAAGGTGTACGGAGCCGGACGCACCGCGGACGCGGTGGCGCACTACGAGGGACACCAGAGCTAG
- a CDS encoding serine/threonine-protein kinase encodes MGEVFAGRYELIDPIGRGGVGAVWRAWDHRRRRYVAAKVLQQSDAHTLLRFVREQALRIEHPHVLAPASWAADDDKVLFTMDLITGGSLAHVIGDYGPLPPRFVCTLLDQLLSGLSTVHAEGVVHRDIKPANILMEATGTGRPHLRLSDFGISMRKGEPRLTETNYVVGTPGYFAPEQMMGAEPDFPADLFAVGLVALYLLQGKKPDSQALIEHFAAHGTPGAPQGIPEPLWQVLAGLLQPDPQARFRTATGARKALTAAVEMLPEPGAEDEPVEVFDQIGPLPAGFGPTGPVPAQPKAGVAEAPPGQPQAHGPQQGLGQEQEQAQAQAQGQAPHGTGQQPGHQPAEQPYAQPRASMSETGSFHLPPPPQHPDAAPHVPQPAAPAAHHPAQPGIPGAPAGAPAPQHPAHAASAFPAAAPNHAQAPTAGVRHEQALTRPYTAQPAQVPVPGPGVPGPGVPGQGVPGAGASPYYSQAPTPQVMPPSHTSAPAPQKRPGPSTKVAVPVLLVALICFAVGIWALTQA; translated from the coding sequence ATGGGTGAGGTCTTCGCTGGTCGGTACGAACTGATCGATCCGATCGGACGTGGTGGGGTGGGGGCTGTCTGGCGTGCCTGGGATCACCGGCGCCGCCGCTATGTGGCAGCCAAGGTTCTCCAGCAGAGCGACGCACACACGCTGTTGCGTTTCGTCCGCGAACAGGCCTTGCGGATCGAGCATCCGCATGTGCTCGCCCCGGCCAGCTGGGCCGCGGACGACGACAAGGTCCTGTTCACCATGGACCTCATCACCGGTGGTTCGCTGGCCCATGTCATCGGTGACTACGGCCCGCTGCCCCCTCGGTTCGTCTGCACGCTGCTCGACCAGCTGCTGTCCGGGCTGTCGACGGTGCACGCCGAGGGGGTCGTTCACCGGGACATCAAACCGGCCAACATCCTTATGGAGGCCACCGGCACCGGCCGGCCGCACCTGCGGCTCTCCGACTTCGGCATCTCCATGCGCAAGGGTGAGCCGCGCCTCACCGAGACCAACTACGTGGTGGGCACGCCGGGTTACTTCGCGCCCGAGCAGATGATGGGCGCGGAACCGGACTTCCCCGCAGACCTCTTCGCGGTCGGGCTCGTCGCCCTGTACCTGCTCCAGGGGAAGAAGCCCGACTCGCAGGCGCTCATCGAGCACTTCGCCGCGCACGGCACGCCCGGTGCTCCGCAGGGCATCCCCGAGCCGCTCTGGCAGGTGCTCGCGGGGCTGCTGCAACCGGACCCGCAGGCCCGCTTCCGTACCGCCACGGGCGCCCGGAAGGCACTGACGGCCGCCGTCGAGATGCTGCCGGAGCCCGGCGCCGAGGACGAGCCGGTGGAGGTCTTCGACCAGATCGGCCCGCTGCCCGCCGGCTTCGGCCCCACCGGCCCGGTGCCTGCCCAGCCGAAGGCCGGCGTCGCGGAAGCCCCGCCCGGACAACCGCAGGCGCACGGGCCGCAACAGGGCCTGGGGCAGGAACAAGAACAGGCGCAGGCACAGGCACAGGGACAGGCACCGCACGGCACCGGGCAGCAGCCAGGTCACCAGCCCGCGGAACAGCCGTACGCGCAGCCCCGTGCCTCGATGTCGGAGACGGGCAGCTTCCACCTCCCGCCGCCCCCGCAGCACCCCGACGCCGCGCCCCACGTGCCTCAGCCGGCCGCTCCGGCCGCTCACCACCCAGCGCAGCCCGGCATTCCGGGCGCTCCCGCCGGCGCTCCCGCCCCGCAGCATCCGGCACATGCGGCATCCGCCTTCCCCGCCGCCGCACCGAACCATGCACAGGCCCCCACGGCGGGGGTGCGGCACGAACAAGCCCTCACTCGTCCATACACCGCTCAGCCGGCACAGGTTCCCGTTCCGGGGCCGGGAGTTCCGGGGCCGGGAGTTCCCGGGCAGGGAGTTCCCGGCGCCGGGGCCTCGCCGTACTACTCCCAGGCGCCGACGCCGCAGGTCATGCCCCCTTCGCACACCTCGGCACCCGCTCCGCAAAAGCGACCGGGACCGTCCACGAAGGTGGCGGTCCCGGTGTTGCTGGTGGCGCTGATCTGCTTCGCCGTCGGGATCTGGGCCCTGACCCAGGCCTGA
- a CDS encoding DUF5324 family protein has translation MTRIDSVRAATDSARDSVQHAAEVAAPYADTAREQAVHYAHEARTLLAPKVSKAAQQARVQYGAHLAPRIELALTHVPPKVDEAAQRAALRTRQAARSAADYTVPRVENAMAAAQPVAQEATARSSAALAALRGQVTAKEIRKLTRKHERRARAGKAFKGLAVASVLAGGAYAVWRWWDKQANPDWLVEPPAPTEVDDRAPLTSVDGSGSTVLDPDVQAKQADAEANGPDPLDGPDAVDGTDLDDRP, from the coding sequence GTGACCCGCATCGACAGCGTGCGCGCCGCAACCGACTCGGCGAGGGACAGCGTGCAGCACGCCGCGGAAGTGGCGGCCCCCTACGCCGACACGGCCAGGGAACAGGCCGTTCACTACGCGCACGAGGCCCGTACGCTGCTCGCGCCGAAGGTTTCGAAGGCAGCTCAGCAGGCCCGCGTCCAGTACGGCGCGCACCTCGCACCACGTATCGAACTCGCCCTGACGCATGTGCCCCCCAAGGTCGACGAGGCCGCGCAGCGCGCGGCGCTGCGCACCCGTCAGGCCGCCCGGAGCGCCGCGGACTACACCGTGCCCCGCGTCGAAAACGCGATGGCCGCAGCCCAGCCGGTCGCCCAGGAGGCGACAGCCCGCAGCTCCGCCGCGCTGGCCGCCCTGCGGGGGCAGGTCACGGCGAAGGAGATCAGGAAGCTGACCCGTAAGCACGAGCGACGGGCCAGGGCCGGCAAGGCGTTCAAGGGACTGGCCGTGGCCTCCGTCCTCGCGGGCGGCGCGTACGCCGTCTGGCGCTGGTGGGACAAGCAGGCCAACCCCGACTGGCTGGTCGAGCCGCCCGCCCCCACCGAGGTCGACGACCGCGCGCCGCTGACCTCGGTCGACGGAAGCGGCTCGACGGTCCTGGACCCCGACGTCCAGGCCAAGCAGGCCGACGCGGAGGCGAACGGACCGGACCCGCTGGACGGACCCGACGCCGTGGACGGCACCGACCTGGACGACCGCCCCTGA
- a CDS encoding class E sortase produces MSVRLIVRTFSELCITIGALIVLFVVYVLFWTGVKAAGATEGQIDDLQRQWAKGAVSAPAPPASASPTSPTSPKSPGPKPPAPGALRDGKPFAMLYIPRLGKGWDWPILQNTEVKTLQKGLGHYRGTARPGATGNFAVAGHRRTYGDPFKDFPKLRPGDPVFVTDGTTWFTYRIDKKPYRTVPSDIGVIDPVPRKSGFDGPGRYLTLTTCDPEWGSSHRLIAWAHLDATQPVTDGRPAAFHS; encoded by the coding sequence GTGTCGGTGCGACTGATCGTCAGGACGTTCAGCGAACTGTGCATCACGATCGGTGCCCTGATCGTCCTCTTTGTGGTGTACGTGCTGTTCTGGACCGGAGTGAAGGCCGCCGGTGCTACCGAGGGGCAGATCGACGACCTGCAGCGCCAGTGGGCGAAGGGGGCGGTCTCCGCACCCGCCCCGCCGGCATCGGCCTCACCTACCTCACCCACCTCGCCGAAGTCCCCGGGTCCGAAGCCCCCGGCCCCCGGGGCGTTGCGCGACGGGAAGCCGTTCGCGATGCTCTACATACCCCGCCTCGGCAAGGGCTGGGACTGGCCGATCCTGCAGAACACCGAGGTCAAGACCTTGCAGAAGGGTCTCGGGCACTACCGGGGCACCGCCCGTCCCGGAGCCACCGGCAACTTCGCGGTGGCCGGCCACCGCCGCACGTACGGCGATCCCTTCAAGGACTTCCCGAAGCTGCGACCCGGCGACCCGGTGTTCGTGACGGACGGGACGACGTGGTTCACGTACCGCATCGACAAGAAGCCCTACCGCACCGTGCCGAGCGACATCGGCGTCATCGACCCCGTGCCGCGCAAGTCCGGCTTCGACGGGCCCGGCCGCTATCTGACGCTGACCACCTGTGACCCCGAATGGGGCAGCAGTCACCGGCTGATCGCCTGGGCGCACCTGGACGCGACCCAGCCGGTGACCGACGGAAGGCCGGCAGCTTTCCACAGCTGA